Below is a genomic region from Egibacteraceae bacterium.
ACAACCCGAAGAGCAGCGCGGTGCCCCCGAGGAGGATCCCCTGCGTCGTGACGGCGGCGAGGCGGAAGCGCCAGAGCAGCCCGCCGGTCAGCTCCGGGGGCGGCCTGGGCAGGTCGGGACGCGTCGCGACGAGCGCGGCGACGACGAGCGCCGCGAGCGCCCCGGCGAGCGCCCAGCGGACGGCGCGCGGCCAACCCTGCCCGCGGCGGCGTGCGACCCAGGTGCGCAGGCCGGCCGCCGTGAGCAGCCCGATGAGGAGGCTCAGCAGGTACGCGGTGGTGCGCGTCCCGACGGTGTCGGGGTCACCGACCCCCGGAGGGTTGGCGGGCACGACGAGCGCCGGCAGCACGACGAAGACGCCGACCGCGACGGCGCCGAGCTTCAGGCTGCGGCTCCAGCCGTCCCCGCCGACGCGGCCGACGGCCCAGGCGGCCGCGAGCCCGAACAGCAGCCCGGCCACGGCGCCGACGGCGGCGGAGCCGGCGACGAGGCCCACCTTCTGAGCGGGTCGGGTGAGCGTCTCGCCGAGCCCGTGGTCGTCGGCGTCGGCGGCCTGCTCGAGGGCGATCGCGGCGTCGAGGGACGGCTCGCCGGCGGCGAGGCCGAAAAGCCCCGCGAGGATGCCGGCGAGCAGCCCCGCCGCAAGACCGCGGCGCAGGCTGGCCTGCAGCATCGCTAGTGGCAGGGAGCGCCCAGCAGGTGCCGGGCGTCGTGGAACATGTCGTGCAGGACGCCGCCCGACTCGCTCATGGCGCCGGAGAACAGCGCGGCGAGGGGCCCCTGGTCGAACCCGACGGCGTAGAGGACCGCCACCGCGGCAGCGATGACGAATGCGGCGGGCAGGGCGAGGTCGCGCCCGTGAATGAGGTCGGTGCCCATGCGAAGAGCCTCCTTGGGGATAGCCCGTCCCCGGGGTCAAGGCGATGGGCCAGTCTCCTGGCTCCCGGATCGTCGCCGCGCTCTCGCCTTCCCGCCCGAAGGCAGTGGCCGTTGAGAGAGGGCTCCCCGGTTACAGTGGCGGGACCGCGCCGGACTTGCACCGGCCTTCCTGGTACCCACCGCCTCTCGCGTGTGTCGCGATGGTGGCGCGGCACCCTCCCGGCGCCGCGTAAGCGGGGCGAACCTAGTCCACCGCCTCCCGCGCTGTCAACGCGCGATGTCGTCAGAGGAGGCCGGCGTCGGCCAGCGCGGTCACCGCGGCGAGCGCGGCCAGGTGGGCGACCTGGTTCACCGCCCCCAGGGTGTCACCGGTGACGCCGCCGAAGCGTGCGCGGAACAGGACCCCCGTGCCGAGGGCTGCGGTCAGGGCCGCGGCGAGCGGTGCGACGGCCCACAGGCCTGTGGCGGCGGCGACGGTGCCGAGCACGGTGGCGCCCGCGAACGCGGCGCCGCCGCGTGGCAGCCGGCCGGCCATGCGTGCGCCCGACCCGCTGGCGGCCGCCGGCGGCAGCGCGTGGGCGTGCAGCAGCGAGGCGCCCTGCCCGAGGACGTGCGCGCACAGCAGCGCCCGGGCGAAGGCGGCGAGGCCGAGCGGTGCGAGCAGCGCGACCCGCAGCCCGACGGTGAGCACGAGCACGAGCACGCCGTAGGTGCCGAGCCGGCTGTCGCGCAGGATCGCGACGCGCGCGGCGGGGTCCCCGCCGCCCCACAGCCCGTCAGCGGTGTCGGCGAGGCCGTCCTCGTGCAGGGCGCCGGTCACGACGATCGTTGCGCCGACAGCCACCACCGTCGCCGCGACGGGACCCCACAGCGGTTCGGCGAGCGCGCGCACGCCGACGCCGACCGCACCGACGAGCAGGCCCACGGCGGGGAACGCCCCACCGGCACGCCGCAGGGCGTCGTCGGGAAGCTGGCCGGGGTGGCGCACCGGCAGCCGCGTGAGGAAGCCGACGGCCACACCCGCAAGCCCCGGCAGCCCTGGCTTCGACACCACGGACAGGCTCCATCGTCACAGTCGGTCGGCGCAGGCTACCCATCGGCTCCCCTGCGCGCCGGTACAACGCACCGGCGACCACGCCTACCGCACCCTCCGGTGGCAGGCACGATAATGAAGCATGGCTGCCGCCGCAGACCACACGACCCATCGGCGGTTCCCGGTACCGTCGTCCCCCGCATCACCGCGGGGAGGGCCGCCCGTGCTCGGGTGGTCCAAGAGGGCGCGCGCAGCAGCGGGTGTCGTCACGCACGCCGCCCGCACGCCCGGGTGGCGCCCCGGAGCACTCGTCGGCCTCGCGGGCCGCTACGAGGCCCCCGCGCCCACCACCGGCTCGAGCCCCATCGCGGACCTCCGGGCGGCCGACGGCGAACCGGTTCCCGTGCACCTCGTCCACGGGCGCTGGCCGGCAGAAAGGGCTTGCGCATTCCCGCAGGTTGGCCCATGGTGTTCGTGCGCTTCGCCCGGATAGCGAGGGAAGGCGGTTGCGGGTGAAGGCGGCGGGCCGCCGCGGGACGTCATCCGGGGTTGGCGGCGGCGAGCCTTCGAAAAGGAGCGAGTCATGGCCGACAGCGGGCAGCAACCGGACCTCTGCGCCGACCTCGTGCTCGAGGGCGGTGGGGTCAAGGGCATCGCCCTCGTCGGCGCCCTGTCCGTGCTCGAGGACCGCGGCTACCGGTTCTCGCGCGTGGGGGGCACCTCGGCGGGCGCCATCGTCGGGGCGCTCACCGCGGCGCGGATGCCGACGGCGACGATGGCCGAGATCATGGAGACCCTCGACTACCGCCGGTTCCAGGACGCGAGCGCGCTGTCGCGGCTGGGCGGTCCGGGGCAGCTGCTCGCCCTGCTCACGAGCAACGGCATCTACCGGGGCGACTACCTGCGGGAGTGGCTGGCCGAGAAGCTCGCCGACCGACAGGTGCGGACCTTCGGGAACCTCCGCGGCGACGACCCGAACACCTCCCTTCCCCCCGAGCAGGACTACCGGCTCGTCGTCATGGTCTCCGACGTCACGCAGGGAGCGCTGCGGCGTCTGCCGTGGGACTACCACCGCTACGGCTGCAACGCCGACGAGGTCGCCGTCGTCGACGCCGTCCGCGCGTCCATGTCGATCCCGTTCTTCTACCGGCCCGTCAAGCTGAAGGACCGCCGTACCGGGCGGCAGTGCTGGCTCGTGGACGGCGGCATGCTCTCGAACTTCCCGGTGGAGTGCTTCGACCGCCGGGACGCGCAGCGACCCCGCTGGCCGACGTTTGGCATCAAGCTGTCGGACCGCCCGTCGGACGAGGCGGCGGCCTTCGACGTGCGCGGGGTCCTGAGCCTCACACGGGCCATGGTCGGCACGATGACGAGCTTCCACGACCGGCTCCACCTGGAGTCGAAGGAGGCGGTGGACCGCACCATCTTCATCGACACGAAGGGCGTGCGGTCGACGGACTTCTCCCTCGACAGGCCGACGCAGCGGCGGCTGTTCGAAAGCGGGCAGAAAGCGGCGGAGAAGTTCCTCGACGGCGGTCCGGGGCGCGAGCCGTGGAGCTTCGACGCCTACCTCGAGCGCCACCGGGGCGGCGCCGCGCCGCCGCCGGCGGCCGACGAGGGAGCGCCGCCGGCCGGCGCCGCAGCCGGTAGGGTCGCTCGGCGCGCGTCGAACGGCCCCGCGTAGACGGGGCTTCCCAACCGGGTGCGGCACGGCCCCGAAAGGTTGCCAGCTGCCCGGCAACCCGGCGCCATCCGCTGGTAGACTTGACCGAGAAGGGGCGACTTTCGCGAACGCTGCAGTGGTACCACGCTGGTGCAGATCCCTTCCCGGGTTCACTTTCGGACCCGTGCTCACGAAAGAAGAGGTTGCACATGGCTGTTGGCACCGTGAAGTGGTTCTCCGACGACAAGGGTTTCGGTTTCATCGAGCGGGAGGACGGCGACGACGTGTTCGTCCACTTCTCCGCGATCCAGGGGAGCGGCTTCAAGACGCTTCCCGAGGGAGGCAAGGTCGAGTTCGAGGTGACGCAGGGCCCGAAGGGCCAGCAGGCATCGAACGTGCGGGTCGTCTGACGCCCTTCTCCCACGCTCGCCCCGGCCGTCTCGGCCGGGGCGTTCTGCTGTCAGGGTCGGCCCGGGCGCGCCGGCAGGCCAAACCCGTGCTTGACCCTTCGGTGACGTGAGGCCGTAGCGTCGCCTCGAGGAGGTGGAACGACATGCGCGACACCGTCGGCGAGGTCGCCCGGTCAGCCGGCGTGACCGTGCGCAGCACCCTGCCCGCAGCCGGGGTCGTGCTCGCGGGGGGCCGCTCGTCGCGGATGGGGAGGGCCAAGGCGGCGCTCGAGTGGCACGGCTCGACGCTGCTGCGCCGCACCTGCGACGTCCTCGGCAGGGCGGTCACGGGTCCCGTCGTGGTCGTGCGCGCCGCCGGCCAGGACTTGCCGCCGCTGCACCCCGACGTCCGCGTCGTCGACGACCCGCGCGACGGGCTCGGCCCGCTCCAGGGTCTCGTCGCCGGGCTCACGGCGGCGGCGCGCGACGCCGACCGGGCGTTCGTGTGCGCCACCGACCTGCCGTTCCTCCGCGAGGCCTTCGTGCGTCGGGTCCTCGCCGGCTTCGACGACGACGCGGACATCGTGCTGCCCGTCGTGGGCGGGCGCGCGCAGCCGCTCGCCGCGGGCTACCGCACCGCCGTGCTGCCGACCGCCCAGGCGAGGCTGGCCGGGGGGCGCCTGCGCCTCGGGGACCTGCCGGGCGACTGCCGCACCGTGCGCCTCGACGAGGCGGCCCTGCTCGCCGACCCCGCGCTCGCCGCCGCCGACCCCGGCCTCGACTCGGTCGTCAACGTCAACGACCCCGCCGAGTACGCGGCGGCCCGCCGACGGGGGCTCAGCCGATGACGTCCGCGCCGAGGTGGGATCGGAGCGCCTCAGGCACCGCAACGGTGCCGTCCGCCCGCTGGTGTGTCTCGAGGAGTGCGATGATCGTGCGGCCCACGGCGACCGCGGTGCCGTTCAGCGTGTGCACGAGCGCCGTCTCCTTGTCGGCCACCCGGTAGCGGCAGCGCAGCCGGCGGGCCTGGTAGTCGGTGCAGTTCGACGCGCTCGTGAGCTCCCGGTACGCCTCCTGGCCCGGCAGCCACACCTCGATGTCGTACTTGCGGGCGGCCGCGTCGCCGAGGTCGCCGACCGGGATGTCGACGACGCGCCCGTGCAGGCCCAGACCGGCGAGCAGGTCGATCTGCAGATCGCGCAGGCGCGCGTGCTCCTCCTCCGAAGCGCCCGGGTCGACGAACGAGAACATCTCGACCTTGTCGAACTGGTGGACGCGGAAGATGCCGCGCGTGTCCTTGCCGGCGGCGCCGGCCTCGCGCCGGAAGCACGGCGAGAAGCCGGCGTAGCGCAGCGGCAGCTCGGCTGCGTCGAGGATCTCGCTCGCGTGCAGCGACGCGAGCGCAACCTCGCTCGTGCCCGCCAGGTACAGCTCGTCGGAGGGCACGTGGTAGATCTGCTGCTCGGTGTCCGGCAGCATGCCGGTTCCGTAGAGCGCGTGCTCGCGCACGAGCACCGGCGGGATGACGGGCTCGAAGCCCTTGCCGCGCAGCTTCGCCAGCGCCCACTGCACGAGCGCCATCTCGAGCATCACGAGGTCGCCGCGCAGGTAGGCGAAGCGC
It encodes:
- a CDS encoding CbtA family protein yields the protein MLQASLRRGLAAGLLAGILAGLFGLAAGEPSLDAAIALEQAADADDHGLGETLTRPAQKVGLVAGSAAVGAVAGLLFGLAAAWAVGRVGGDGWSRSLKLGAVAVGVFVVLPALVVPANPPGVGDPDTVGTRTTAYLLSLLIGLLTAAGLRTWVARRRGQGWPRAVRWALAGALAALVVAALVATRPDLPRPPPELTGGLLWRFRLAAVTTQGILLGGTALLFGLFVRRAERAAATAPAAAQAAGP
- the cobS gene encoding adenosylcobinamide-GDP ribazoletransferase; the encoded protein is MVSKPGLPGLAGVAVGFLTRLPVRHPGQLPDDALRRAGGAFPAVGLLVGAVGVGVRALAEPLWGPVAATVVAVGATIVVTGALHEDGLADTADGLWGGGDPAARVAILRDSRLGTYGVLVLVLTVGLRVALLAPLGLAAFARALLCAHVLGQGASLLHAHALPPAAASGSGARMAGRLPRGGAAFAGATVLGTVAAATGLWAVAPLAAALTAALGTGVLFRARFGGVTGDTLGAVNQVAHLAALAAVTALADAGLL
- a CDS encoding cold-shock protein; the protein is MAVGTVKWFSDDKGFGFIEREDGDDVFVHFSAIQGSGFKTLPEGGKVEFEVTQGPKGQQASNVRVV
- a CDS encoding CbtB-domain containing protein, with the translated sequence MGTDLIHGRDLALPAAFVIAAAVAVLYAVGFDQGPLAALFSGAMSESGGVLHDMFHDARHLLGAPCH
- the serS gene encoding serine--tRNA ligase, which gives rise to EDEVLRVVGDSSKRGRDHLELAGAQIDMKRGARLSGSRFAYLRGDLVMLEMALVQWALAKLRGKGFEPVIPPVLVREHALYGTGMLPDTEQQIYHVPSDELYLAGTSEVALASLHASEILDAAELPLRYAGFSPCFRREAGAAGKDTRGIFRVHQFDKVEMFSFVDPGASEEEHARLRDLQIDLLAGLGLHGRVVDIPVGDLGDAAARKYDIEVWLPGQEAYRELTSASNCTDYQARRLRCRYRVADKETALVHTLNGTAVAVGRTIIALLETHQRADGTVAVPEALRSHLGADVIG
- a CDS encoding patatin-like phospholipase family protein; this encodes MADSGQQPDLCADLVLEGGGVKGIALVGALSVLEDRGYRFSRVGGTSAGAIVGALTAARMPTATMAEIMETLDYRRFQDASALSRLGGPGQLLALLTSNGIYRGDYLREWLAEKLADRQVRTFGNLRGDDPNTSLPPEQDYRLVVMVSDVTQGALRRLPWDYHRYGCNADEVAVVDAVRASMSIPFFYRPVKLKDRRTGRQCWLVDGGMLSNFPVECFDRRDAQRPRWPTFGIKLSDRPSDEAAAFDVRGVLSLTRAMVGTMTSFHDRLHLESKEAVDRTIFIDTKGVRSTDFSLDRPTQRRLFESGQKAAEKFLDGGPGREPWSFDAYLERHRGGAAPPPAADEGAPPAGAAAGRVARRASNGPA
- a CDS encoding molybdenum cofactor guanylyltransferase, whose translation is MRDTVGEVARSAGVTVRSTLPAAGVVLAGGRSSRMGRAKAALEWHGSTLLRRTCDVLGRAVTGPVVVVRAAGQDLPPLHPDVRVVDDPRDGLGPLQGLVAGLTAAARDADRAFVCATDLPFLREAFVRRVLAGFDDDADIVLPVVGGRAQPLAAGYRTAVLPTAQARLAGGRLRLGDLPGDCRTVRLDEAALLADPALAAADPGLDSVVNVNDPAEYAAARRRGLSR